One Hymenobacter volaticus DNA window includes the following coding sequences:
- a CDS encoding FMN-dependent NADH-azoreductase, with protein sequence MKVLAVNSSGRSSQHSVSRQLVDALIEKLGSHHRDLNVTYRNVAEGLPLVHESWIEAMYTPADRRTPEQNQLLAFSDELVDELDEQDVLILGAPMYNFNVSASLKAYIDLICRIGLTFKFSAETGLEGLLKGKKAYIVFTSGVVEAGSTQDLVTPYLKLVLAFIGITETEIIGAGSLKLLGNSPIKAALEAIDNIYETA encoded by the coding sequence ATGAAAGTTCTCGCAGTTAATTCGAGTGGCCGTAGTAGCCAACATTCCGTAAGCCGTCAATTGGTTGATGCTTTGATTGAAAAGCTCGGCTCTCACCACCGCGATTTGAACGTCACGTACCGCAACGTGGCGGAAGGGCTGCCATTGGTACATGAGTCATGGATCGAAGCCATGTATACGCCCGCTGATCGGCGTACCCCGGAGCAAAACCAATTACTAGCCTTTTCTGATGAGCTAGTTGACGAGCTTGACGAGCAGGACGTGTTGATTTTGGGGGCTCCCATGTACAATTTCAACGTTTCCGCTTCCCTCAAAGCTTATATTGATCTGATTTGTCGGATTGGCCTGACTTTCAAGTTCTCGGCAGAAACCGGATTGGAGGGTTTGCTTAAGGGAAAGAAAGCGTATATCGTTTTCACTTCGGGGGTAGTCGAGGCCGGTAGTACTCAGGATCTGGTAACGCCTTATCTTAAACTAGTGCTCGCTTTTATAGGCATTACGGAAACAGAAATCATTGGGGCTGGGAGCCTCAAGCTATTGGGGAATAGCCCCATTAAGGCGGCTCTTGAAGCCATAGATAACATTTATGAAACCGCTTGA
- a CDS encoding cation-translocating P-type ATPase — MEYHLHSAAEVAQDLHTSPGGLDPAAVHQRQAQYGPNQITDGQKKTVLQLLGRQFTDVMILVLLAAALLSGIIGELNSACVILAIVLLNALVGFGQEYRADQAMAALQKMAAYQAVVVRGGQPLKVAAADLVPGDVTLLEAGNVIPADVRFVETHALKVDESSLTGESNNVVKISPALAAGAYPLGDRLNLGYKGTFVTNGRATAYVVATGMHTELGKIAQLIQTTETATPLQKRLAVFGKWLAGAALALCVLFFGLGWLRGEPLLNLLLTSISLAVAAIPEALPAVATVALALGAKRLVSAHALVSKLPAVETLGSVTYICTDKTGTLTLNQMTVAEIYEAPAVTLPGLEENNALLLAMALNNDVTPDEQGKALGDSTEVALAGYAAEQQYARPALESQFPRLTELPFDSERKCMSTLHQTKQGVLVVTKGAADSLFAQLAASQQAAIPDLQRRAEALASQGHRVLAYAGKLLPELPLDLTPGAVEADLTFLGLAGLIDPPRVEARQAVAACKAAGITPVMITGDHKLTAQAIAESLGLIASAQDLVLTGPELTALDELAFSVLVEKVRVYARVDPSQKLRIVRALQARQQFVAMTGDGVNDAPALKNADIGIAMGITGTEVAKEAAHLILLDDNFATLVTAVEHGRRVYDNIIKFIRYIMAGNLGELLAIMLAPFFGLPIPLLAIHILWINLVTDGLPALALAYEPVEAGTMQRPPIKPTQTIMAAGTGWFMAWVGLLIAALTLGTQAWAIQGGLTHWQTMTFTVLCFSQLANALAVRSRRVSLFHQGLGSNLPLLGAVGLTFGLQLLVVYVPFLNVLFHTQPLSARELGLTMLLASGVLWAVELQKVAARWQSSL, encoded by the coding sequence ATGGAGTATCACCTGCACTCAGCTGCCGAGGTAGCCCAAGACCTGCATACCTCCCCCGGCGGCCTCGACCCGGCAGCAGTTCACCAGCGGCAAGCGCAATACGGTCCCAATCAGATAACCGACGGCCAAAAGAAAACGGTACTTCAACTGCTGGGGCGCCAGTTCACCGACGTCATGATTTTGGTGCTACTGGCGGCGGCTTTGCTTTCCGGAATAATCGGCGAGCTCAACTCTGCCTGCGTTATTCTGGCCATCGTGCTGCTCAATGCCCTGGTTGGGTTTGGGCAGGAATACCGGGCCGACCAGGCCATGGCCGCCCTCCAGAAGATGGCCGCCTACCAGGCGGTCGTAGTGCGCGGGGGGCAACCCCTGAAAGTGGCGGCCGCCGACCTCGTACCGGGCGACGTGACCTTGCTCGAAGCCGGCAACGTTATTCCCGCCGATGTGCGCTTTGTGGAAACGCACGCGCTGAAAGTGGATGAGTCCTCGCTGACCGGGGAATCCAACAATGTCGTTAAAATCTCGCCGGCCCTGGCGGCGGGCGCTTATCCGCTGGGCGACCGGCTTAATCTAGGGTACAAGGGCACTTTCGTTACCAACGGCCGGGCTACGGCGTACGTGGTGGCCACCGGCATGCACACCGAGCTCGGCAAAATTGCCCAACTCATCCAAACCACTGAAACCGCCACGCCCCTGCAAAAGCGGTTGGCAGTGTTTGGCAAGTGGCTGGCCGGGGCGGCGCTCGCGTTGTGCGTACTCTTTTTCGGGCTGGGCTGGTTGCGGGGCGAGCCGCTGCTGAATCTGCTGCTAACATCTATTTCGCTGGCTGTAGCTGCCATTCCCGAAGCCTTGCCGGCGGTGGCCACCGTAGCCCTGGCGCTGGGCGCCAAACGGTTGGTAAGCGCCCACGCGCTGGTGAGCAAGCTGCCCGCCGTTGAAACGCTGGGCTCGGTTACCTACATCTGCACCGATAAAACCGGCACGCTGACGCTCAATCAGATGACGGTAGCCGAAATCTACGAGGCGCCGGCCGTCACGCTGCCGGGCCTGGAAGAAAACAACGCGCTGCTGCTAGCCATGGCCCTCAACAACGACGTCACCCCCGACGAGCAGGGCAAGGCCTTGGGCGACTCCACCGAAGTGGCGCTAGCCGGCTACGCTGCCGAGCAGCAGTACGCGCGTCCCGCGCTCGAAAGCCAGTTCCCGCGCTTAACCGAACTGCCTTTCGATTCCGAGCGCAAATGCATGAGCACACTGCACCAAACCAAGCAGGGCGTGCTCGTTGTCACGAAAGGCGCGGCAGATTCCCTATTCGCGCAGCTAGCGGCCAGCCAGCAGGCCGCTATTCCCGATCTGCAGCGCCGTGCGGAAGCGCTGGCCAGCCAGGGACACCGGGTGCTTGCCTACGCAGGCAAGCTGCTGCCCGAACTGCCGCTCGACTTGACCCCGGGCGCCGTGGAAGCCGACTTAACGTTTCTGGGGCTGGCCGGGCTGATCGACCCGCCCCGCGTCGAAGCCCGGCAGGCCGTAGCGGCCTGTAAAGCCGCCGGCATTACCCCAGTTATGATCACCGGCGACCACAAGCTGACGGCCCAAGCCATTGCCGAGAGTTTAGGCCTTATCGCTTCCGCCCAAGACCTGGTGCTGACCGGGCCCGAACTTACGGCGCTCGATGAGTTGGCGTTCAGCGTCCTGGTGGAAAAAGTACGGGTGTACGCCCGGGTTGATCCCTCCCAAAAGCTGCGCATCGTCCGCGCTCTGCAAGCCCGGCAGCAATTCGTAGCCATGACCGGCGACGGCGTTAACGACGCGCCGGCCCTCAAAAATGCCGACATCGGCATAGCCATGGGCATCACGGGCACCGAAGTAGCCAAGGAAGCGGCCCACCTGATTCTGCTCGACGACAATTTTGCCACCCTTGTGACGGCCGTCGAGCACGGGCGGCGGGTCTACGACAATATCATCAAGTTTATTCGCTACATCATGGCGGGCAACCTCGGCGAGCTATTGGCGATTATGCTGGCTCCTTTTTTCGGGTTGCCCATCCCCTTGCTGGCCATTCATATTTTGTGGATCAATCTCGTTACCGATGGCTTGCCCGCGCTGGCGCTGGCCTACGAGCCGGTTGAAGCGGGCACTATGCAGCGGCCGCCCATTAAGCCCACGCAAACCATTATGGCGGCCGGCACGGGCTGGTTTATGGCATGGGTGGGACTGTTAATTGCCGCCCTCACGCTGGGGACCCAGGCCTGGGCGATTCAAGGCGGGCTAACGCACTGGCAAACCATGACCTTCACGGTGCTTTGCTTCAGTCAACTGGCCAACGCGCTGGCCGTACGGTCACGGCGGGTTTCCCTGTTCCACCAGGGTTTGGGATCCAACCTGCCCCTGCTGGGTGCCGTGGGACTGACCTTCGGGCTCCAACTACTGGTGGTGTACGTGCCGTTCTTGAATGTGCTCTTCCACACGCAGCCCCTTTCGGCGCGCGAGCTGGGGCTGACAATGCTGCTGGCGAGTGGGGTGCTGTGGGCGGTGGAACTTCAGAAAGTAGCAGCGCGCTGGCAGTCGTCCTTATGA
- a CDS encoding tyrosine-type recombinase/integrase, with product MSEMIPVSTTLLPAGLSSVSDAVARYVEVGLAGAANTRRAYAADLRTFEQYCRDHDLEHLPAAVPTVAQYVTHLADQPRKLATIRRHLSAIAKAHELAGYQTPTDSKQLAVVLEGITRVLGKRQKQAPAFSVDELKRAINGLDLTTPAGLRDRALLLLGFAGAFRRSELVALNVEHLELTPQALMIHLDKSKTNQFGEVEDKAVFYAPDDRYCPVRSVQAWLDVLGHNTGPLFVSLKRVPKQVAQPSPFRLSDISANKLVQQHLGAQYSAHSLRASFVTIAVEAGQSNKAIKNQTKQKTDAMIERYARLDDVKRFNAAKFLGL from the coding sequence ATGAGTGAGATGATCCCGGTTTCCACGACGTTGCTGCCCGCGGGCTTGTCGTCGGTCTCGGATGCGGTGGCCCGTTACGTCGAGGTCGGCTTAGCCGGCGCAGCCAACACGCGCCGGGCTTATGCCGCCGACCTGCGCACCTTCGAGCAGTACTGCCGCGACCATGACCTCGAGCACTTGCCCGCCGCCGTACCCACCGTCGCGCAGTACGTGACGCACCTAGCCGACCAGCCCCGCAAGCTGGCTACCATCCGCCGTCACCTCTCGGCCATCGCCAAAGCCCACGAGCTGGCCGGCTACCAGACGCCCACCGACTCCAAGCAGCTGGCCGTCGTGCTCGAAGGCATCACCCGGGTGCTGGGCAAGCGCCAGAAGCAAGCCCCCGCCTTCAGTGTTGACGAGCTCAAGCGCGCCATCAACGGCCTCGACTTGACCACCCCGGCCGGGCTGCGGGACCGGGCCCTGCTGCTGCTCGGCTTTGCCGGCGCCTTCCGCCGCTCCGAGCTGGTGGCCCTCAACGTCGAGCACCTCGAGCTCACCCCGCAAGCGTTGATGATCCACCTCGACAAGAGCAAAACCAACCAGTTCGGCGAGGTCGAGGACAAAGCCGTCTTCTACGCCCCCGATGACCGCTACTGTCCCGTGCGCTCGGTACAGGCCTGGCTCGACGTGCTTGGCCACAACACGGGCCCGCTGTTCGTCTCCCTGAAGCGCGTGCCTAAGCAGGTGGCGCAGCCCTCCCCGTTTCGCCTCTCCGACATCAGCGCCAACAAGCTCGTGCAGCAGCACCTAGGAGCTCAGTACTCGGCTCACTCGCTGCGGGCCTCCTTTGTCACCATTGCCGTCGAGGCCGGCCAGTCCAACAAGGCCATTAAGAACCAGACCAAGCAGAAGACCGACGCCATGATCGAGCGCTATGCCCGCTTAGACGACGTCAAGCGTTTCAATGCCGCCAAGTTCCTCGGTTTGTAG
- a CDS encoding carboxymuconolactone decarboxylase family protein: MTHHLPLTTRFSLMRVNIQQTEPEAFKAAYALEKYLGQSSLNPIHRELMLLRASQLNGCGFCLNMHVTEARKHGETDQRLHLVSVWREAGDLFTAEEKALLALAEEVTLISEHHVSDATYQAAAALFDEHYLAQAIVAIATINLWNRIAITTHIPVQA, translated from the coding sequence TTGACCCATCATTTACCACTCACTACACGCTTTTCACTCATGCGCGTCAACATCCAACAAACCGAGCCCGAAGCCTTCAAAGCCGCTTACGCCCTCGAAAAGTACCTGGGCCAGTCGAGCCTGAACCCCATCCACCGCGAACTCATGCTGCTGCGCGCCTCCCAGCTCAACGGCTGCGGCTTCTGCCTCAACATGCACGTCACCGAAGCCCGCAAGCACGGCGAGACCGACCAGCGCCTGCACCTGGTCTCGGTGTGGCGCGAAGCCGGCGACTTGTTCACGGCCGAAGAGAAGGCCCTGCTCGCGCTGGCCGAAGAAGTGACGCTCATCAGCGAGCACCACGTCTCGGATGCCACCTACCAGGCGGCGGCGGCTCTTTTCGATGAGCACTACCTGGCCCAGGCCATCGTGGCCATTGCCACCATCAACCTGTGGAACCGCATCGCCATCACCACCCACATCCCCGTTCAGGCCTAA
- a CDS encoding DoxX family membrane protein, which produces MLKRPAYIFTFARLALGIELLSAVADRLGLWGAPGHPHVAWGDWSHFVAYTAQVNSYLPLALIPALAVLATAAELVLGTCLLLGLSTRLAARGTGLLTLAFALAMTISFGPKAPLDYSVWANVAAGLLLSQAPGYPGAWMPGGPINILNGPTASFSRL; this is translated from the coding sequence ATGCTGAAACGTCCGGCATACATCTTCACCTTTGCCCGCTTGGCTTTAGGAATCGAGTTGCTGTCAGCCGTAGCTGACCGGCTCGGCCTATGGGGAGCTCCAGGTCACCCACACGTGGCCTGGGGTGACTGGAGCCATTTTGTGGCCTATACTGCCCAGGTTAATTCTTATTTACCCCTGGCGTTGATTCCTGCTTTGGCCGTGCTGGCCACTGCGGCCGAGTTAGTACTTGGCACTTGTTTGCTACTAGGCTTGAGTACCCGGCTGGCGGCTAGGGGAACGGGGCTGCTAACGTTGGCTTTTGCGCTTGCTATGACCATTTCTTTCGGTCCTAAAGCGCCTCTGGACTACTCCGTGTGGGCCAACGTAGCGGCTGGTCTGCTGCTCTCTCAAGCTCCCGGTTACCCTGGAGCCTGGATGCCTGGTGGGCCAATCAACATCCTCAACGGCCCTACAGCATCTTTTAGCCGCCTCTAG
- a CDS encoding sterol desaturase family protein, with translation MNSLNSAASTANDSVRPKHKGSAQLFQNPLLERLSHTHIAWPVGIFLGTALMSGYYGYTHGFLRGVSALGLFLAGWLLFTYLEYIVHRYLYHLSTTTARRAKLQYTIHGVHHEFPKDKTRLAMPPIITVFVASLLFFIFRLVFSNWAFGLLAGFTFGYASYLFVHYAIHAYAPLRIFCGCGGFTTASIIIAKNKWPSGIESFVGPSVGNNACPPSARQVRPSYPSKVRR, from the coding sequence ATGAACTCCTTGAATTCAGCTGCTTCCACTGCTAACGATAGCGTTCGGCCCAAGCATAAAGGTTCGGCTCAACTTTTCCAGAACCCACTGCTCGAGCGACTCTCTCACACGCACATTGCGTGGCCGGTTGGTATTTTTCTTGGTACGGCCCTGATGAGTGGATACTACGGCTACACGCACGGCTTTCTGCGGGGAGTCTCGGCGCTGGGCCTGTTCCTGGCGGGTTGGCTGTTGTTCACTTACCTCGAGTATATAGTACATCGCTATCTCTACCACCTTTCCACCACGACTGCCCGGCGAGCCAAGCTGCAATACACGATCCACGGGGTGCATCACGAGTTTCCCAAAGACAAGACTCGTCTAGCAATGCCCCCAATTATCACGGTGTTTGTGGCCTCGCTCTTGTTTTTCATCTTCCGCCTCGTGTTCAGCAACTGGGCATTCGGCTTGTTGGCTGGCTTTACGTTTGGCTACGCCTCGTACCTGTTTGTGCATTATGCCATTCACGCGTACGCCCCCCTAAGAATTTTCTGCGGGTGTGGTGGATTCACCACAGCCAGCATCATTATCGCCAAGAACAAGTGGCCTTCGGGTATCGAGTCCTTTGTGGGACCATCTGTTGGGAACAATGCCTGCCCGCCAAGCGCACGTCAAGTTCGACCGAGCTACCCTTCAAAAGTTAGAAGGTAA
- a CDS encoding GNAT family N-acetyltransferase, producing MYSIQTATTDAQILACWSAMHHLRPKLVKETFVAQIRAMQQQSYELLYVLDDQQVVAVAGFRYLHQLFAGRVLYIDDLATLPAAQHQGYASGLLDYIHKQAQERHLDGVALDSGLDNEVAHRLYQHKGFMKVAFHFIQRA from the coding sequence ATGTATTCCATTCAGACTGCAACCACCGACGCGCAAATTCTGGCCTGCTGGTCGGCCATGCACCACTTACGCCCAAAACTGGTGAAGGAGACATTCGTCGCGCAAATCCGGGCCATGCAGCAACAAAGCTACGAATTGCTTTATGTGCTGGATGACCAGCAGGTGGTAGCTGTGGCAGGCTTTCGTTACTTGCACCAACTCTTTGCGGGGCGGGTCCTCTACATCGATGATCTGGCTACGCTTCCCGCTGCGCAGCATCAAGGCTACGCGAGCGGCTTGCTCGACTACATCCACAAGCAAGCGCAGGAGCGCCACCTAGATGGAGTAGCGCTCGATTCCGGCCTCGATAACGAGGTAGCCCACCGCCTCTACCAACACAAAGGCTTTATGAAAGTGGCTTTCCACTTTATTCAACGCGCTTAG
- a CDS encoding sigma-54-dependent Fis family transcriptional regulator, with translation MDAASKNVDDLNAKKAAGSPSSGTLRKQLATYEQERTILLALGDDITKVREKGDLIALFSSRLKGLFYFTHTIVMLVDQHKQTYTPFLLDPNSSPIKDHPDYAELIKKVFPLDAPIISQVTEADGPLTFQLEKILHTPELPSFIRINYERGIREMMITPLKSRMEIIGFILVYSDRADSFTSEFKALMHGIAPQLSSAVLNIIINEEIDRNERVNEVLLSLSNEMVTVRNRPDLLRVINTKLKKLIDFSHNVMTVLEENGETYKAFLTDPNSKSKDFSKYTEAISIPYPVNDGIYNVAVASDQPLLFDIRSLDLSAAPLWLKLNHAAGAREMLIKVLPEDGTPKHCLILFADKLNSFSDEGINIVNRISSQLATAAQNITANEAILSKEQEKSFLLDFSQDIAGVRTKDDLQEAITSVLQRVLNIRLAMIRLIEDDGISLKPYMYDKTLFHGTEDAFTALFSQTISIDEYLTAKVLNSKCPVIFNVEEEDKKGKSALYLNLWKKIGLKNAYGAPLRVGDKNIGTLWLLTDEINLTLLKGICAQISIAIANIQANEKVLAYKQQLEFENDHLKEQIKSIYNFSEIIGSGPEMNKVYQLMSRVAESNSTVLILGETGTGKELIARAIHNASPRQNKLMVKVNCAALPANLIESELFGHEKGSFTGAFDRRIGKFELANNSTLFLDEIGEMPLELQVKLLRVIQERELERVGGKTTVKVDVRIIAATNVDLETEVKNGKFRADLYYRLNVFPIHLPPLRQRPEDIAPLANFFLARYSKLSGTKMTGIAPKVLQQLRAYAWPGNVRELEHLIERSVLLANDSVLREINLPKGRNDNQDQPDTFANSTLENLERRYIIEVLKRCSGKIAGRAAPQKSWPSPPRRCIPK, from the coding sequence ATGGATGCCGCATCAAAAAACGTCGACGACCTAAATGCTAAAAAGGCGGCCGGCAGCCCTTCTTCTGGTACCCTGCGTAAGCAGCTTGCCACCTACGAGCAGGAGAGGACGATCTTACTGGCCTTGGGAGATGACATCACCAAAGTGCGCGAGAAGGGAGACCTGATTGCCTTGTTCTCTTCCCGGCTCAAGGGGTTGTTCTACTTCACGCACACCATCGTGATGTTAGTTGACCAGCACAAGCAAACCTATACTCCGTTTCTGCTGGACCCGAATTCCTCTCCGATCAAGGACCACCCCGATTATGCAGAGCTTATAAAAAAAGTTTTCCCGCTTGACGCACCAATCATCAGCCAGGTTACTGAGGCGGATGGCCCGCTAACCTTTCAACTGGAGAAGATTCTGCATACTCCCGAGCTTCCCTCCTTTATTCGAATCAACTACGAGCGGGGCATTAGGGAAATGATGATTACGCCGCTGAAAAGCAGAATGGAAATCATCGGCTTCATCTTGGTCTATTCCGATAGGGCTGACAGCTTCACGAGCGAATTCAAAGCCCTGATGCACGGCATCGCCCCGCAGCTGTCGAGTGCCGTATTGAATATAATCATCAACGAGGAAATCGACCGCAATGAACGCGTAAACGAAGTGTTGCTGTCATTGAGCAACGAGATGGTAACTGTTCGAAACAGACCGGATCTGCTTCGTGTCATCAACACGAAGTTGAAGAAGCTCATTGATTTCTCGCACAACGTTATGACGGTGTTAGAGGAAAACGGCGAGACCTACAAAGCTTTTCTGACGGACCCCAACTCGAAGTCGAAAGACTTTTCCAAGTACACGGAAGCCATTTCAATACCCTACCCCGTTAACGACGGCATTTATAACGTTGCCGTCGCCTCCGACCAGCCTTTACTGTTCGACATCCGGTCGCTCGACTTGAGCGCGGCTCCGCTTTGGCTTAAGCTTAACCATGCGGCGGGGGCCCGGGAGATGCTGATTAAAGTGCTGCCGGAAGATGGAACCCCCAAACATTGCCTTATTCTGTTTGCGGACAAACTCAATAGCTTCAGCGACGAGGGCATCAACATTGTAAACCGAATTTCCAGTCAATTAGCGACGGCCGCGCAAAATATTACCGCTAACGAAGCGATTCTCAGCAAGGAGCAAGAAAAGTCCTTCCTGCTGGATTTCAGCCAGGACATTGCCGGTGTCAGGACCAAGGACGACCTGCAAGAAGCCATCACCAGTGTGTTGCAGCGCGTGTTGAATATACGCTTGGCTATGATTCGGCTTATTGAGGACGATGGCATAAGTCTGAAGCCGTATATGTACGACAAAACCTTGTTTCACGGCACGGAAGATGCCTTCACTGCGCTCTTTTCCCAAACCATATCCATTGACGAATATCTTACCGCGAAAGTGCTCAATAGCAAGTGCCCGGTCATATTCAATGTGGAAGAAGAGGATAAGAAAGGCAAGAGCGCTCTGTACCTGAATTTGTGGAAGAAGATCGGGCTGAAAAATGCCTACGGAGCGCCCCTACGGGTGGGAGACAAAAATATTGGCACGCTGTGGCTGTTAACCGATGAAATAAACCTGACGTTGTTAAAAGGGATTTGCGCGCAGATATCTATTGCCATCGCCAACATCCAGGCCAATGAGAAGGTGCTAGCCTACAAGCAGCAGTTGGAATTCGAAAACGACCATCTCAAAGAGCAAATAAAATCCATTTATAACTTCTCGGAAATCATCGGTAGCGGACCGGAGATGAACAAGGTTTACCAACTCATGTCCCGCGTAGCAGAATCCAACTCCACGGTGCTCATCTTAGGAGAAACCGGCACTGGGAAAGAACTTATTGCTCGCGCTATCCATAATGCATCACCAAGGCAGAACAAGCTGATGGTGAAGGTAAACTGCGCAGCGCTACCAGCGAACCTAATCGAGAGCGAGTTGTTCGGTCACGAGAAAGGCTCGTTCACCGGGGCATTCGATCGGCGAATTGGCAAGTTTGAGTTGGCCAACAACAGCACCCTGTTTCTAGATGAGATTGGGGAAATGCCGCTGGAACTGCAAGTGAAATTATTGCGCGTTATTCAGGAACGGGAGTTGGAACGGGTTGGCGGCAAAACGACGGTCAAAGTGGATGTTCGAATTATTGCGGCTACTAATGTAGATCTGGAAACGGAAGTGAAAAACGGCAAATTCCGCGCGGACCTTTACTACCGTTTAAACGTGTTTCCCATCCATTTGCCCCCCCTTCGGCAGCGCCCGGAGGATATTGCACCGTTAGCTAATTTCTTTTTGGCCCGTTACAGCAAACTGTCGGGAACGAAGATGACGGGTATTGCTCCTAAAGTCCTGCAGCAACTGCGGGCTTACGCGTGGCCCGGCAATGTTCGAGAGCTAGAGCACTTAATTGAACGGAGCGTTTTGTTGGCGAATGACAGTGTATTGCGGGAGATTAATTTACCGAAAGGGCGCAATGACAATCAAGACCAGCCGGACACTTTCGCTAACAGTACGTTGGAGAATTTGGAGCGCCGCTACATCATCGAGGTCTTGAAACGGTGCAGTGGTAAAATTGCCGGGCGGGCGGCGCCGCAGAAGTCCTGGCCATCCCCTCCACGACGCTGCATTCCAAAATGA
- a CDS encoding SDR family oxidoreductase, producing the protein MKIVVIGGSGLIGSKVVDRLRQLGHEVVAASPTSGVNTVTGEGLPAALAGAQVVVDVANSPSFEDQPVMEFFQKSGRHLLAAEATAGVRHHVALSVVGTERLQQSGYFRAKLVQENLIKSSGIPYTIVRATQFMEFLASIAAFSTTGNVVRVSPAGIQPIAADDVADALVDVTLRHPLNSILEIAGPELFSLSALIRRYLAKKEDPRHVIADSHAQYSGADLDELTLVPGKDARLGKINLETWYANQPVMAQPLT; encoded by the coding sequence ATGAAAATTGTAGTCATCGGTGGTAGCGGGCTCATCGGAAGTAAGGTTGTGGATCGGCTTCGCCAGTTGGGCCACGAGGTAGTGGCGGCTTCTCCTACATCTGGGGTAAACACAGTGACCGGGGAGGGCTTACCCGCGGCCTTGGCTGGCGCGCAAGTGGTGGTGGACGTCGCTAATTCGCCTTCGTTCGAGGACCAGCCGGTTATGGAGTTTTTTCAGAAGTCGGGCCGTCACCTGCTCGCGGCCGAAGCTACCGCCGGCGTTCGGCACCACGTCGCGTTGTCGGTAGTAGGTACTGAGCGCTTACAGCAAAGCGGCTACTTCCGCGCCAAATTAGTGCAGGAGAATCTTATTAAAAGCTCCGGCATTCCGTATACCATTGTGCGCGCCACCCAATTCATGGAATTCCTGGCTTCAATAGCTGCCTTTTCTACGACGGGAAATGTCGTTCGTGTTTCCCCGGCCGGTATCCAGCCAATTGCCGCTGACGATGTAGCCGATGCCCTGGTAGATGTTACCCTCAGACATCCACTTAACAGCATTCTCGAAATAGCAGGCCCGGAGCTGTTCAGCCTAAGCGCCCTTATCCGGCGCTACTTAGCGAAAAAGGAAGATCCTCGCCATGTTATTGCTGACAGCCATGCCCAGTATTCCGGCGCTGATTTAGATGAGTTAACGCTTGTGCCAGGCAAAGATGCGCGCCTAGGTAAAATCAATCTCGAGACGTGGTACGCCAATCAGCCAGTTATGGCTCAACCGTTAACGTAG
- a CDS encoding carboxymuconolactone decarboxylase family protein: MSETSLASPVVPQPRFTLHAVEPQAYAGLLLLDQHLAQSALTKTHWNLIKVRTSQVNGCAYCIQSHSQEALTHGETDKRLRALPAWRESPYFTDEERAILAFTEEVTLLIPHHLSDATYEEAVRLLGVPYVAQVLLAVTNMNAWNRLGIAARLIPA, encoded by the coding sequence ATGTCTGAAACTTCCCTTGCCAGCCCCGTAGTACCGCAGCCCCGCTTCACGCTGCATGCTGTCGAGCCTCAAGCCTATGCCGGTTTGCTGCTGCTTGATCAGCACCTGGCCCAGTCGGCCCTAACCAAAACGCACTGGAACTTAATTAAGGTGCGCACCTCGCAAGTAAACGGCTGCGCCTACTGCATTCAATCCCATTCCCAGGAAGCGCTAACGCACGGTGAAACCGACAAACGCCTGCGCGCGCTGCCAGCGTGGCGCGAGTCACCCTATTTCACCGACGAGGAGCGGGCCATTTTAGCCTTCACCGAAGAGGTAACATTACTGATTCCGCACCACCTCTCCGATGCAACCTACGAGGAAGCCGTGCGCCTGCTGGGCGTGCCCTACGTAGCCCAAGTGCTGCTGGCAGTAACCAACATGAACGCTTGGAACCGGCTCGGCATCGCCGCTCGCCTTATTCCCGCTTGA